A genomic stretch from Selenomonas sp. AB3002 includes:
- the dnaA gene encoding chromosomal replication initiator protein DnaA, whose product MDKTELKALWEHIFAKAPEYFSMTICKQWLSPLTVLSMDEETLVIGARTDFTRDWVNEKYRSMLEDVVKDVLGSPRRIKIETIPKEEWLREAQEELPKVREQRETLRPKDTPEQQTLGYAEPVRVKLPGTAAPSPVEMPVPAAEAKIASASDADMHLIAPGDSSSLNPKYTFDTFVTGGSNRFAHAAALAVAENPGKVYNPFFMYGGVGLGKTHLMHAIGNSVLKSHPNMRVLYVSSEQFTNEIIQSIQKGQAEAFRQKYRNIDVLLVDDIQFISGKTSTQEEFFHTFNTLHDAQKQIILSSDRPPKEVQKLEDRLRSRFEWGLITDIQAPDLETRIAILKNKAIIDHFDVPNDVMVYIASRIDSNIRELEGALTRVVAYASLNKIPITTEVVAAALKDVFPQGASKEITMEIIESIVASYFKVTVEDLHSKKRSRNIAFPRQIAMYLCRELTETSLPQIGNFFGGRDHTTVLHACDKISKDKETEVKLANTITELIEEIQK is encoded by the coding sequence ATGGACAAGACGGAACTCAAGGCCCTCTGGGAGCATATCTTTGCCAAGGCACCGGAGTATTTCTCCATGACCATCTGCAAGCAGTGGCTCTCACCCCTTACGGTGCTCTCCATGGACGAGGAGACGCTGGTCATCGGGGCACGCACGGACTTCACCAGGGACTGGGTAAATGAAAAATACCGCAGCATGCTGGAGGACGTGGTGAAAGATGTCCTGGGTTCCCCCCGCCGCATCAAGATTGAGACCATTCCCAAGGAAGAATGGCTCCGGGAAGCCCAGGAAGAATTGCCGAAAGTAAGAGAGCAGCGGGAGACTCTCCGTCCCAAGGACACCCCGGAGCAGCAGACCCTGGGCTATGCCGAGCCGGTAAGGGTGAAACTCCCCGGCACTGCTGCCCCTTCACCTGTGGAAATGCCTGTCCCTGCTGCAGAAGCAAAGATTGCTTCTGCCTCTGATGCAGATATGCACCTGATTGCCCCGGGAGATTCTTCCTCTTTGAATCCGAAATACACCTTTGATACCTTCGTCACCGGCGGCTCCAACCGCTTTGCCCATGCGGCAGCCCTGGCAGTAGCGGAGAATCCCGGCAAGGTCTACAACCCCTTCTTCATGTACGGCGGCGTTGGTTTGGGCAAGACCCATCTGATGCACGCCATCGGCAATAGCGTGCTGAAAAGCCATCCCAATATGAGGGTGCTTTACGTCTCCTCCGAGCAGTTCACCAACGAGATCATCCAGAGCATCCAGAAGGGCCAGGCTGAGGCTTTCCGCCAGAAGTACCGCAATATTGATGTACTGCTGGTTGACGATATCCAGTTCATCAGTGGCAAGACAAGTACCCAGGAGGAGTTCTTCCATACCTTCAACACCCTCCACGATGCCCAGAAGCAGATCATCCTGAGCTCCGACCGTCCTCCCAAAGAGGTGCAGAAACTGGAAGACAGGCTGCGCAGCCGCTTTGAATGGGGCCTCATCACGGATATCCAGGCACCTGACCTGGAAACCCGCATCGCCATCCTCAAGAACAAAGCCATCATCGACCACTTCGATGTGCCCAATGACGTCATGGTCTACATCGCCAGCCGCATTGACAGCAACATCAGAGAGCTGGAAGGCGCTCTCACCCGGGTGGTGGCTTACGCTTCTCTCAATAAGATTCCCATCACCACTGAGGTGGTGGCCGCCGCCCTCAAGGATGTCTTCCCCCAGGGTGCCTCCAAGGAAATCACCATGGAGATCATCGAGAGCATCGTAGCCAGCTATTTCAAAGTAACTGTGGAAGACCTGCACTCCAAGAAGCGCAGCCGCAATATCGCCTTCCCCCGCCAGATTGCCATGTACCTCTGCCGTGAGCTGACGGAAACCAGCCTCCCCCAGATCGGCAACTTCTTCGGCGGCCGCGACCACACCACTGTTCTCCACGCCTGTGACAAGATCTCCAAGGACAAGGAGACTGAGGTGAAGCTGGCCAACACTATCACTGAGCTTATCGAGGAGATACAGAAGTAG
- the rpmH gene encoding 50S ribosomal protein L34, translating to MKMTFQPNNHWRKKTHGFRERMKTKGGRLVLKRRRQRGRKKLSA from the coding sequence TTGAAGATGACATTCCAGCCGAACAACCATTGGCGCAAGAAGACTCATGGCTTCCGTGAGCGCATGAAGACCAAGGGCGGCCGTCTCGTTCTGAAGAGAAGACGCCAGCGCGGCAGAAAGAAGCTTTCCGCTTAA
- the yidD gene encoding membrane protein insertion efficiency factor YidD codes for MKTVLLLLVKFYRNFISPMFPPSCRYVPTCSEYALTALEKYGALKGGWLAVKRICRCHPWHEGGYDPVP; via the coding sequence ATGAAGACTGTGCTCTTGCTGTTGGTGAAGTTCTACAGGAATTTCATTTCGCCCATGTTTCCTCCTTCCTGCCGGTATGTACCTACCTGCTCGGAGTACGCCCTGACTGCCCTTGAGAAATACGGTGCATTGAAGGGCGGCTGGCTGGCGGTGAAACGCATCTGCCGCTGCCATCCCTGGCATGAGGGCGGCTACGACCCGGTGCCATAA
- the jag gene encoding RNA-binding cell elongation regulator Jag/EloR: protein MGAFDFIKSLFGSKEKTEAPQMENTSVAAAPAPEEVKEEPAPKVEEQAAPVLSQPISTGGGYGKPFAEVVREAEEQEFHEDDEYASGVDISKEPSEEVTLQRGEKFLQELFESMHIDVQILRREDEDGTVYELAGERLGILIGKHGQTLDAIQYLANLAANKDHTDGHARIILDIEGYRSRREETLMRLAGHLAEKACRIGQEVHLEPMNRHERKIIHTALQDNRKVSTYSAGEEPRRYVVIVPRRRKRKFEREY from the coding sequence ATGGGAGCATTTGATTTTATTAAAAGTCTCTTTGGCAGCAAGGAAAAGACGGAAGCACCCCAGATGGAAAATACTTCTGTCGCCGCTGCTCCCGCTCCTGAGGAGGTAAAGGAAGAGCCTGCACCTAAAGTAGAGGAGCAGGCAGCTCCTGTGCTTTCCCAGCCTATTTCCACCGGGGGCGGCTACGGCAAGCCCTTTGCTGAGGTGGTGAGGGAGGCAGAGGAACAGGAGTTCCATGAAGATGATGAATACGCCTCCGGCGTGGATATAAGCAAGGAGCCCAGTGAGGAAGTGACCCTCCAGCGGGGAGAGAAGTTCCTGCAGGAGCTCTTTGAGTCCATGCACATAGACGTGCAGATTCTCCGCCGGGAAGATGAGGACGGTACCGTCTACGAGCTGGCAGGAGAGCGTTTGGGCATTCTCATTGGCAAGCATGGACAGACTTTGGATGCCATCCAGTACTTGGCTAATCTGGCTGCCAACAAGGACCACACTGACGGTCATGCCCGCATTATCCTGGATATTGAGGGCTACCGCTCCCGTCGTGAGGAAACCCTCATGCGCCTGGCCGGCCATCTGGCCGAGAAAGCCTGCCGCATCGGTCAGGAAGTGCACCTGGAGCCCATGAACCGCCACGAGCGCAAGATCATTCACACGGCCCTGCAGGACAACCGCAAGGTGTCCACCTACAGTGCCGGCGAGGAGCCCCGCCGCTACGTGGTCATCGTGCCCCGCAGGCGCAAGCGCAAGTTTGAACGCGAATATTGA
- a CDS encoding DUF1659 domain-containing protein, protein MAVKNGEISKLILKVENGYGKNGQTNFAQRTFQHISPALSDDDAYAIGEALAGLQSHTLGTVSRTDSASLIAG, encoded by the coding sequence ATGGCAGTAAAGAACGGAGAAATCAGCAAGCTTATCCTGAAGGTGGAGAATGGCTACGGCAAGAACGGCCAGACCAATTTTGCCCAGCGCACCTTCCAGCACATCAGCCCGGCCCTTTCCGACGATGATGCCTACGCCATCGGTGAGGCCCTGGCAGGACTCCAGTCCCATACCCTGGGAACTGTGTCCCGCACGGACAGCGCCAGCCTCATCGCAGGCTGA
- a CDS encoding MurR/RpiR family transcriptional regulator, protein MRLEEIINQHREALNDTDMLIYKYIVQHRADVRHISIHELAKHCAVSSTTIVRFAQKLGFDGFGDLKAVLKMEEGAKSYYSEDVLEDLRSFYAQTTERVLKRNFDSASRLVHEADRVFIFASGYVQSNVAQELKRLFFYDNVLIYEISGTEEFASISQSLTADDLFIFVSLSGETPTVVDFARRLRLLDVPFISITKLHDNTLASLSTVNLYVSPARFQLYDEDDERTAFQSMLPYFMLVEVWYVKYRMYLQGKGE, encoded by the coding sequence ATGCGTTTGGAAGAAATCATCAACCAACATCGTGAAGCGCTGAATGACACCGATATGCTTATCTACAAGTACATAGTCCAGCACCGGGCTGATGTTCGTCATATCTCCATACATGAGCTGGCGAAGCATTGTGCTGTTTCTTCTACCACTATTGTCCGCTTTGCTCAGAAGCTGGGCTTTGATGGGTTTGGTGACCTGAAGGCCGTGCTGAAGATGGAGGAAGGGGCCAAGTCCTATTATAGCGAAGATGTGCTGGAGGATTTGCGGTCCTTCTATGCCCAGACTACGGAGCGGGTGCTGAAGAGGAATTTTGACAGTGCCAGCCGGCTGGTGCATGAGGCTGACCGGGTCTTTATCTTTGCTTCGGGTTATGTCCAGAGCAATGTGGCCCAGGAGCTGAAAAGGCTGTTCTTCTATGACAATGTGTTGATTTATGAGATCAGCGGCACTGAGGAGTTCGCCTCCATTTCCCAGAGCCTGACGGCAGATGACCTCTTCATTTTCGTGTCCCTGTCCGGGGAGACGCCTACGGTGGTGGACTTTGCCCGAAGATTAAGGCTCCTTGATGTGCCCTTTATCTCCATCACCAAGCTCCACGACAATACCCTGGCCAGTTTGTCCACAGTGAACCTGTATGTGTCACCGGCCAGGTTCCAGCTCTACGATGAGGATGATGAGAGGACGGCATTTCAGTCCATGCTGCCTTATTTCATGCTGGTGGAAGTTTGGTATGTGAAGTATCGTATGTATTTGCAGGGGAAGGGTGAATAA
- a CDS encoding alpha-glucoside-specific PTS transporter subunit IIBC, giving the protein MTISKDRLMQGMQRFGGAMYTPVILFAFFGLAVAISIVCKNEGLLGSLAAKGTMWYDFWYVVEQGAWTVFSQMPILFAIAVPIGFAKKEQARCAMESFVIYMIFNYFISGFLTLHGAYFGVDYSVDAGAGTGLAMIAGIKTLDMGMLGAIFIACTTAWLHNRFYDTNIPDWMGIFKGPAFVVAVGFALMIPVAFLFCMVWPAIQHAIMQFQDFLKTSGLVGVWAYTFSERILLPAGLHHFIYLPFIFGPAVCDGGIQAYWLQHLNDFAVSGQSLAEMFPEGGFALHGNSKIFGLPGAALAIYMCAKPEKKKKTAALLIPATLTAMLCGITEPLEFTFLFVAPLLYAVHAVLAACLASALYAAGLAGNFGGGLIDAFVQNWIPLFQYHSGTYILQILIGLAFTAIYFVVFRTLILKFDYATPGRTADDVEDKLFSKAEYQAKKEMEEMGLADNALAIKAKVFLDCLGGPENIKEVTNCATRLRVTVADPDKVAPVGKFTKAGAFGLVKNGRALQVIVGLSVPQVRSYFDALLKGETIEGAAPVAAKSEENMDSSLAMKLHACVTGRLMDMTEVPDDMFSQKMMGDGIAIEPIGDTVVAPADAEVTMIMEESLHAIGLRMKNGAEILIHIGIDTVKLNGEGFQALVKAGDKVAEGTPLIKFDKEVIKAAGYGTTVIMAVTNSADYPQMQKHEDAEVVVSETPVLVF; this is encoded by the coding sequence ATGACCATCAGCAAAGACCGCCTCATGCAGGGCATGCAGCGGTTTGGCGGCGCTATGTATACGCCGGTTATCTTGTTTGCTTTCTTCGGCCTTGCGGTGGCTATCTCCATCGTCTGCAAGAACGAAGGGCTCCTGGGCAGCCTGGCTGCCAAGGGCACTATGTGGTATGACTTCTGGTATGTGGTGGAGCAGGGGGCCTGGACGGTGTTCAGCCAGATGCCCATTCTCTTTGCCATCGCCGTGCCTATCGGCTTTGCCAAGAAGGAACAGGCCCGCTGCGCCATGGAGTCCTTCGTCATCTATATGATCTTCAACTACTTCATTTCCGGGTTCCTCACCCTGCACGGCGCTTATTTCGGCGTTGATTACAGTGTGGACGCTGGGGCAGGTACGGGCCTGGCTATGATTGCCGGCATCAAGACCTTGGACATGGGCATGCTGGGGGCCATCTTCATCGCCTGCACCACGGCCTGGCTCCACAATCGCTTCTATGACACCAATATCCCCGACTGGATGGGGATTTTCAAGGGCCCTGCTTTCGTAGTGGCTGTGGGCTTTGCCCTGATGATTCCCGTGGCTTTCCTCTTCTGCATGGTCTGGCCGGCTATCCAGCACGCTATCATGCAGTTCCAGGATTTCCTCAAGACCAGCGGTCTGGTAGGCGTCTGGGCTTACACCTTCTCCGAGAGAATCCTTCTCCCGGCTGGTCTCCATCATTTCATCTATCTGCCTTTCATCTTTGGTCCTGCTGTCTGCGATGGCGGCATTCAGGCTTACTGGCTGCAGCACCTCAATGACTTTGCGGTAAGCGGCCAGAGTCTGGCTGAAATGTTCCCCGAGGGCGGTTTTGCCCTCCACGGCAATTCCAAGATTTTCGGCCTGCCCGGTGCGGCACTGGCTATCTATATGTGCGCCAAGCCTGAGAAAAAGAAAAAGACGGCAGCGCTCCTCATTCCTGCAACTCTCACCGCCATGCTCTGCGGTATCACGGAACCTCTTGAGTTCACCTTCCTGTTTGTAGCACCTCTCCTCTATGCCGTACATGCTGTACTGGCTGCCTGCCTTGCTTCTGCCCTTTATGCAGCAGGACTGGCTGGCAACTTCGGCGGCGGCCTTATCGATGCTTTCGTGCAGAACTGGATTCCTCTCTTCCAGTATCATTCCGGCACCTACATTCTTCAGATTCTCATCGGCCTTGCTTTCACGGCCATCTACTTCGTGGTTTTCCGCACTCTGATTTTGAAATTCGACTATGCTACTCCTGGCCGCACGGCTGACGATGTGGAGGACAAGCTCTTCTCCAAGGCTGAGTATCAGGCCAAGAAGGAAATGGAAGAAATGGGTCTGGCTGACAATGCTCTGGCCATCAAGGCCAAGGTCTTCCTGGACTGCCTGGGCGGCCCAGAGAACATCAAGGAAGTCACCAACTGCGCTACCCGCCTGCGTGTGACGGTAGCAGATCCTGACAAGGTTGCTCCCGTGGGCAAGTTCACCAAGGCTGGCGCTTTCGGCCTGGTGAAGAACGGCCGCGCCCTGCAGGTAATCGTGGGCCTGTCCGTGCCCCAGGTACGCAGCTACTTCGATGCCCTGCTGAAGGGTGAAACGATTGAGGGGGCAGCTCCCGTTGCTGCCAAGTCCGAAGAAAATATGGACAGCAGCCTGGCCATGAAGCTCCATGCCTGCGTCACCGGACGCCTCATGGATATGACGGAAGTTCCTGACGATATGTTCTCCCAGAAGATGATGGGTGACGGCATTGCCATCGAGCCCATTGGGGATACGGTAGTGGCTCCCGCTGACGCCGAGGTCACCATGATCATGGAGGAAAGCCTCCACGCCATCGGCCTGCGCATGAAGAACGGCGCCGAGATTCTCATTCACATCGGCATCGACACCGTGAAGCTGAACGGCGAAGGCTTCCAGGCTCTGGTCAAGGCTGGTGACAAGGTAGCCGAAGGCACCCCGCTCATCAAGTTCGATAAAGAGGTCATCAAGGCCGCAGGCTACGGCACCACGGTTATCATGGCCGTGACCAACAGCGCCGACTACCCCCAGATGCAGAAGCATGAAGATGCAGAGGTAGTGGTCAGCGAGACACCGGTACTTGTTTTTTAA
- the rnpA gene encoding ribonuclease P protein component — translation MKLTLKRGRMLKRRSEFQRVYHKGKSYAGRYLILYVFNNYHGEKDHLGFAAGKKLGCAAVRNRVKRLLREAVRLEQEKIPQGVTLLLVGRAATVKAKSHQVRQELVKLLKKAKLTE, via the coding sequence TTGAAACTGACACTGAAAAGAGGGCGCATGCTGAAGCGCAGGAGTGAGTTCCAGCGGGTCTACCACAAGGGCAAGAGCTACGCCGGACGCTACCTGATTCTCTATGTGTTCAATAACTATCATGGGGAGAAGGACCATCTGGGATTTGCCGCTGGCAAGAAGTTGGGCTGCGCCGCGGTGAGAAACCGTGTGAAGCGGCTTTTGCGTGAGGCTGTGCGGCTGGAGCAGGAGAAGATACCCCAGGGAGTGACTCTCCTGCTGGTAGGGCGGGCTGCCACAGTCAAGGCCAAGAGCCACCAGGTAAGACAGGAGCTGGTAAAGCTGCTGAAAAAGGCAAAACTCACGGAGTAA
- a CDS encoding DUF2922 domain-containing protein: MKTLKMVFTLEAGGNITYSLNDPKEGLTRKEVTDVMQTMLDKKAVESAGEIATAIKDAYIYDASRLELE, from the coding sequence ATGAAGACGCTGAAAATGGTATTCACCCTGGAAGCAGGTGGCAACATCACCTATAGCCTGAACGACCCCAAGGAGGGGCTGACCAGGAAGGAAGTCACGGATGTCATGCAGACAATGCTTGACAAGAAAGCTGTAGAGTCCGCCGGCGAAATCGCCACCGCCATCAAGGACGCCTACATCTACGATGCCAGCCGTTTGGAGCTGGAGTGA
- a CDS encoding sodium-dependent transporter gives MDRGFSTRLGFILVSAGCAIGLGNVWRFPFITGMYGGASFVLIYLVFLALLGLPIMVAEFAVGRSSLHSAALSFDALEPKGTKWHWYKYGAIAGNMLLMMFYTTVAGWMFYYVYKMGSGDLAGLDADGIGGAFGALLSDPLTMTAWMALVVILGGGVCYLGVKAGVERITKTMMMFLLVLMVVLAVNSMLLPGGGEGLRYYLYPDFNRLLEHGLSEVIFAAMGQAFFTLSIGIGALAIFGSYIGKKKRLTGEAAWVIGLDTAVALMAGLIIFPACAAYGVSPAAGPNLLFITLPQVFNNMPLGQLWGTLFFLFMSFAALSTVIAVFENLICCFLELLRKDRKIIIRWGMLVVFLLSLPCALGFNVLSDFQPLGPGTCVLDLEDFLVSNNVLPLGSLVYLLFCVSRYGWGWDNFIKEADTGHGMKFPAWTRAYLNYVLPALVLIIFINGYYALFFK, from the coding sequence TTGGATAGAGGATTTTCCACCCGGCTGGGGTTCATCCTGGTTTCGGCAGGATGTGCCATCGGTCTGGGTAATGTTTGGAGGTTCCCGTTTATCACGGGCATGTACGGCGGGGCCTCTTTTGTGCTGATATATCTGGTGTTCCTGGCGCTTTTGGGACTGCCCATCATGGTGGCGGAGTTTGCTGTGGGGCGGTCCAGCCTGCATTCAGCGGCTCTGTCCTTTGACGCTCTGGAGCCCAAGGGGACCAAGTGGCACTGGTATAAATACGGGGCCATTGCCGGCAATATGCTGCTGATGATGTTTTATACCACCGTGGCGGGGTGGATGTTCTACTACGTTTACAAGATGGGTTCCGGGGACCTGGCTGGTCTTGATGCCGATGGCATTGGGGGCGCCTTTGGGGCGCTGCTCTCTGACCCGCTCACTATGACGGCCTGGATGGCGCTGGTGGTCATTCTGGGGGGCGGTGTCTGCTACCTGGGAGTCAAGGCTGGCGTGGAGCGCATCACCAAGACCATGATGATGTTCCTGCTGGTGCTGATGGTGGTACTGGCGGTGAATTCCATGCTGCTGCCCGGGGGCGGAGAAGGCCTGCGCTATTACCTCTATCCTGATTTCAACCGCCTGCTGGAGCATGGACTCTCTGAGGTGATCTTTGCCGCCATGGGGCAGGCTTTCTTCACCCTGTCTATCGGCATCGGCGCCCTGGCCATCTTCGGCAGCTATATAGGCAAGAAAAAGCGCCTGACTGGGGAGGCGGCCTGGGTTATCGGGCTGGATACGGCTGTGGCTCTCATGGCTGGTCTCATCATCTTTCCTGCCTGCGCTGCCTACGGGGTGAGCCCGGCAGCAGGGCCTAACCTGCTGTTCATTACGCTTCCTCAGGTGTTCAATAATATGCCTTTGGGGCAGCTCTGGGGGACTTTGTTCTTCCTGTTCATGAGCTTTGCGGCTCTGTCTACGGTTATTGCGGTGTTTGAGAATCTCATCTGCTGCTTCCTGGAACTCTTGCGGAAGGACCGCAAGATCATCATCCGCTGGGGCATGCTGGTGGTATTCCTGCTGTCCCTGCCCTGCGCTCTTGGCTTCAATGTGCTGTCGGATTTCCAGCCCCTGGGTCCGGGGACCTGCGTGCTGGATTTGGAGGATTTTTTGGTCAGCAACAATGTGCTGCCTTTGGGGTCGCTGGTTTACCTGCTGTTCTGCGTCAGCAGGTATGGCTGGGGCTGGGATAATTTCATTAAGGAGGCCGATACGGGCCACGGGATGAAGTTTCCGGCGTGGACCAGGGCTTATCTGAATTATGTGCTGCCGGCATTAGTGCTGATTATATTTATTAATGGCTATTACGCGCTTTTCTTTAAGTAA
- a CDS encoding type II toxin-antitoxin system death-on-curing family toxin translates to MMHEIAQIIIDDVLAFHEDMENSDIPTERGLRDYGLLASAVNAPFQTFMGEDLFPDMLTKAAHLCYGIANNHPFVDGNKRAAVHTMLAYLMLNDVTINYQQEDLYNMGMAVAMSKMTCEDIVNWLRERIE, encoded by the coding sequence ATGATGCACGAAATTGCCCAAATTATCATAGATGATGTGCTGGCTTTCCATGAAGATATGGAAAATAGTGACATACCTACGGAAAGAGGCTTGCGCGACTATGGTCTGTTGGCATCTGCCGTGAATGCTCCTTTTCAGACTTTTATGGGAGAAGATTTATTTCCTGATATGCTGACCAAGGCGGCACATTTATGTTATGGCATTGCCAATAATCATCCTTTTGTAGATGGGAATAAACGGGCGGCTGTTCATACGATGTTAGCATACTTGATGTTGAACGATGTGACGATAAACTATCAACAGGAAGATTTATACAATATGGGCATGGCCGTTGCTATGAGCAAAATGACCTGTGAGGATATTGTAAATTGGCTCCGGGAGAGAATTGAGTAA
- the mnmE gene encoding tRNA uridine-5-carboxymethylaminomethyl(34) synthesis GTPase MnmE, with the protein MYKEDTIAAIATAPGAGGIGIIRLSGKKALEIADKVFVSPSGKKPTAMAAYTAAYGKIIARDGSLIDEAIALIMRAPKSYTCEDVVELQCHGGPMALRSVLRAVFEAGARPAEPGEFTKRAFLNGRLDLSEAQAVMDVINAKTDMALRQATGHLTGSFSSELQGWRREILGFIAHLEALIDFPEEGVEEAELEKMRGKIEGLSAKFSGLISTASTGRILREGLMTAIIGKPNVGKSSLLNALLREERAIVTDIPGTTRDAIEEYADLEGVPLRIIDTAGIRETSDTVEQLGVEKSKEYIEKAQLVLALFDSSRPLDNEDEEILSLLQDQQAIALLTKNDLPEKLSAEELQKRLPELPIISISTKGDKDGLADLSRSVHAFVFKHGADPQAAFLRDEEEAEILKKARHHLQEAISTIDSDMGLDFISIDLRSAWEALGELTGEALGDDIVDEVFKRFCIGK; encoded by the coding sequence ATGTATAAAGAAGATACCATTGCCGCCATTGCCACTGCCCCCGGGGCAGGCGGCATCGGCATTATCCGCCTCAGCGGGAAAAAGGCCCTGGAGATAGCAGACAAGGTCTTTGTGTCGCCCTCAGGCAAAAAGCCCACTGCCATGGCCGCCTATACCGCCGCCTACGGGAAAATCATCGCCCGGGACGGCAGCCTGATTGACGAGGCCATTGCCCTCATCATGCGCGCGCCTAAAAGCTACACCTGCGAAGATGTGGTCGAGCTGCAGTGCCACGGCGGCCCCATGGCTCTGCGCTCTGTGCTAAGAGCTGTATTCGAGGCCGGGGCGCGGCCTGCCGAGCCGGGGGAATTCACCAAGCGTGCTTTCCTCAACGGGCGCCTTGACCTCAGTGAAGCACAGGCAGTCATGGATGTCATCAATGCCAAGACAGACATGGCCCTCAGGCAGGCCACAGGCCACCTCACCGGCAGCTTCTCCAGCGAGCTCCAGGGCTGGCGCAGGGAAATCCTGGGCTTCATCGCCCATCTGGAAGCCCTCATCGACTTCCCGGAGGAGGGAGTGGAGGAAGCAGAGCTGGAAAAAATGCGGGGAAAAATCGAAGGCCTGTCTGCCAAATTCAGCGGTCTTATCTCCACTGCCAGCACAGGGCGCATCCTGCGGGAAGGGCTGATGACCGCCATCATCGGCAAGCCCAACGTGGGCAAGAGCAGCCTCCTGAACGCCCTGCTGCGGGAGGAGCGGGCCATTGTCACGGACATTCCCGGCACTACCCGGGATGCCATCGAGGAATATGCCGACCTTGAGGGAGTGCCCCTGCGCATCATCGACACGGCTGGCATCAGAGAGACTTCCGACACGGTAGAACAGCTGGGAGTGGAAAAATCCAAGGAATATATAGAAAAGGCCCAGCTGGTGCTGGCCCTCTTTGACTCCTCCCGCCCTCTGGATAATGAAGATGAGGAAATCCTCTCCCTGCTGCAGGACCAGCAGGCCATCGCCCTGCTGACCAAGAATGATCTGCCAGAGAAACTGAGCGCTGAAGAACTGCAAAAGCGCCTGCCAGAACTGCCCATTATCTCCATCAGCACCAAAGGAGACAAAGACGGCCTTGCAGACCTTTCCCGGTCCGTCCACGCCTTTGTCTTCAAGCATGGCGCCGACCCCCAGGCTGCCTTCCTGCGGGACGAGGAGGAAGCAGAGATCCTCAAAAAAGCCCGCCACCACCTGCAGGAAGCCATCAGCACCATCGATAGTGATATGGGCCTGGACTTCATCTCCATCGACCTGCGCTCCGCCTGGGAAGCCCTGGGAGAACTCACCGGCGAAGCCCTGGGAGACGATATCGTTGACGAGGTGTTCAAGCGGTTCTGTATCGGCAAATAG
- a CDS encoding YidC/Oxa1 family membrane protein insertase, with amino-acid sequence MEFFSNLLSPIESLLQFVLGGLYNVNSLFGLVSYGYAIILLTIIVKFLLYPLTVKQVKSMKAMQELSPKLKKLQEKYKDNPQVMQQKVAALYKDAGVNPLAGCLPLLVQMPILMGMYYSLYNLEYPSADAAQFLWLPSLSEADPYYILPILNVLTTFYQTRQTSDTSNPQMRIMMLVMPLFIGFISLNFPSGLVLYWVVMNLCQILQQWWIYREGGPAEKAKAAVRSKEEA; translated from the coding sequence TTGGAATTTTTCTCGAATCTCTTAAGTCCCATTGAGAGCCTGCTGCAGTTTGTGCTGGGAGGGCTCTATAACGTCAACAGCCTCTTTGGCCTGGTGAGCTACGGCTATGCCATCATCCTTTTGACCATTATCGTGAAATTCCTGCTCTACCCCCTGACGGTGAAGCAGGTGAAGTCCATGAAAGCCATGCAGGAGCTTTCTCCGAAGCTGAAGAAGCTGCAGGAGAAGTACAAGGACAATCCCCAGGTCATGCAGCAGAAAGTGGCTGCCTTGTATAAGGACGCCGGGGTGAACCCTTTGGCTGGCTGCCTGCCCCTGCTTGTGCAGATGCCCATTCTCATGGGTATGTACTACTCACTTTACAATCTGGAATATCCTTCTGCAGATGCAGCCCAGTTCCTCTGGCTGCCCTCCTTGTCCGAGGCTGACCCGTATTATATCCTGCCCATCCTGAACGTGCTGACTACTTTCTATCAGACTCGTCAGACCTCTGATACCAGCAACCCCCAGATGCGTATCATGATGCTGGTGATGCCTCTCTTCATCGGTTTCATCAGCCTAAACTTCCCCTCCGGCCTGGTGCTTTACTGGGTAGTAATGAACCTCTGCCAGATCCTTCAGCAGTGGTGGATCTATCGTGAGGGCGGCCCCGCTGAGAAGGCCAAGGCTGCTGTGCGCTCGAAGGAGGAAGCCTGA